From the genome of Candidatus Dormiibacterota bacterium, one region includes:
- a CDS encoding APC family permease yields the protein MNAPTPARLRRGLGVVTLAGTIFVFVSSGPFGLEAMVRDGGPGAAALMLVVGLLFWGLSHALVATELSSAIPEEGGFFRWVEMAFGGFWGFQAAFWYWIKMLADTAIYPIQFGQYLKYWWPELGFWEERLVRVALVWLFVGINLRGIKAGGRLAVGFSLFIMAPFAAFVLLGAPHFTLHALTPLVAQGKGTLEGLGLALMLGMWCYNTLDSVSVVAGEVEDPTRTYGRAYLLAIPCVFLGYLLPVVVASAVDRDYASWPDHHFSTLGLRLGGEWLGAWIALAALFANVSLFHAALMVNTRVPMVLAAERRFPAVFSAVGRRHGAPWVSLLFDGAVYTAIALVTDGFVDIVVYNQWLNVGIYTLLYMTFLRLRKTRPDLPRRFKVPGGWPGALAICAGPFLICWLGVPIGGRKMLWLGLLGLASGPLAYFAQRVWRRRFPAPATSAAAPGTRP from the coding sequence ATGAACGCTCCAACCCCGGCGAGGCTCCGCCGCGGTCTCGGCGTCGTCACGCTCGCCGGCACGATCTTCGTGTTCGTGTCGTCGGGGCCGTTCGGCCTGGAGGCGATGGTGCGCGACGGCGGCCCCGGCGCCGCCGCCCTCATGCTCGTCGTCGGACTCCTGTTCTGGGGTCTGTCGCATGCCCTTGTGGCCACCGAGCTGTCGAGCGCCATCCCCGAGGAGGGCGGCTTCTTCCGCTGGGTGGAGATGGCGTTCGGCGGCTTCTGGGGCTTCCAGGCCGCGTTCTGGTACTGGATCAAGATGCTGGCCGACACGGCGATCTACCCGATCCAGTTCGGACAGTATCTGAAGTACTGGTGGCCGGAGCTCGGGTTCTGGGAGGAGCGCCTGGTGCGGGTGGCGCTCGTGTGGCTGTTCGTCGGCATCAACCTGCGCGGCATCAAGGCGGGCGGACGGCTGGCGGTCGGGTTCTCGCTCTTCATCATGGCCCCCTTCGCCGCGTTCGTGCTCCTCGGGGCGCCGCACTTCACACTGCACGCCCTGACACCCCTCGTGGCCCAGGGGAAGGGCACGCTCGAGGGACTCGGTCTCGCGCTGATGCTCGGGATGTGGTGCTACAACACGCTCGATTCGGTCTCGGTCGTCGCGGGGGAAGTGGAGGACCCGACGCGGACCTACGGCCGCGCGTACCTTCTGGCGATCCCGTGCGTGTTCCTCGGATATCTGCTTCCCGTCGTGGTCGCCTCGGCGGTCGATCGCGACTACGCGTCGTGGCCGGACCACCACTTCTCGACCCTGGGCCTCCGGCTCGGGGGGGAGTGGCTCGGCGCCTGGATCGCCCTGGCGGCGCTCTTCGCCAACGTGTCGTTGTTCCATGCCGCTCTCATGGTCAACACCCGCGTGCCGATGGTGCTGGCCGCCGAGCGCCGCTTTCCCGCGGTCTTCTCCGCCGTCGGAAGACGGCACGGCGCGCCCTGGGTGTCGCTCCTGTTCGACGGGGCGGTCTATACGGCGATCGCGCTGGTGACCGACGGATTCGTCGACATCGTCGTCTACAACCAGTGGCTGAACGTCGGAATCTACACGCTGCTCTACATGACCTTCCTGCGCCTCCGGAAGACCCGCCCCGATCTGCCGCGCCGCTTCAAGGTCCCTGGAGGATGGCCCGGCGCCCTGGCGATCTGCGCGGGACCGTTCCTAATCTGCTGGCTGGGGGTGCCGATCGGAGGGCGAAAAATGCTCTGGCTGGGGCTTCTGGGACTCGCGAGCGGTCCTCTGGCCTACTTCGCGCAGCGGGTCTGGCGGCGCCGTTTCCCGGCGCCCGCTACGTCTGCAGCCGCTCCAGGTACCAGGCCTTGA
- a CDS encoding aromatic ring-hydroxylating dioxygenase subunit alpha translates to MAETMTRGEMRLDATLPGSAYCDLEVLERERELIFYRSWLCAGREERIKDPGDFFTVPVGRESVIVVRDRDGRARAFYNVCRHRGARLCNVDEGRLKGAVTCPYHAWTYALDGRLIGTPHLHECEGFRKEEFSLHPVAIEAWGGFLFINLEGERATPLAEHLGSIPERLRRYPLATLRVGARAAHEVECNWKILVENYQECYHCPGVHPELCDLVPLYRRGVVDASGSDDVAYFREGACTFTLTGTTRRPFLSGLDDEEKRKYDGEMIYPTLMLNLFPDYAQYRALWPLAPARTLVVTEWLFEPSTMARDDFDPQDAIEFIDRIARQDWDVCELVQKGVASRAHRHGVYVPQEMHAGRFKAWYLERLQT, encoded by the coding sequence ATGGCCGAGACGATGACGCGAGGGGAGATGCGGCTCGATGCCACGCTGCCCGGATCCGCCTACTGCGACCTGGAAGTCCTGGAGCGCGAACGGGAGCTGATCTTCTACCGCTCCTGGCTGTGCGCCGGGCGCGAGGAGAGGATCAAGGATCCGGGCGACTTCTTCACCGTGCCGGTCGGACGCGAGAGCGTGATCGTCGTGCGTGACCGGGACGGGCGGGCGCGCGCCTTCTACAACGTCTGCCGGCATCGCGGGGCGCGGCTGTGCAATGTGGACGAGGGACGTCTCAAGGGGGCCGTGACCTGCCCATACCACGCGTGGACCTACGCCCTGGACGGGAGGCTCATCGGCACGCCCCATCTCCACGAGTGCGAGGGGTTCCGCAAGGAAGAATTCTCCCTGCATCCGGTCGCGATCGAGGCGTGGGGCGGGTTCCTGTTCATCAACCTCGAAGGGGAGCGGGCCACGCCTCTGGCGGAGCACCTGGGGTCGATCCCGGAGCGCCTCCGGCGCTATCCGCTGGCGACCCTGCGCGTCGGGGCGCGCGCCGCGCACGAGGTCGAGTGCAACTGGAAGATCCTGGTCGAGAATTATCAGGAGTGCTACCACTGCCCGGGTGTGCATCCCGAGCTGTGTGACCTCGTCCCCCTGTACCGCAGGGGTGTCGTGGATGCTTCCGGGTCTGACGACGTCGCCTACTTCCGGGAAGGGGCCTGCACATTCACGCTGACCGGAACGACCCGGCGGCCGTTCCTGTCGGGCCTCGACGACGAGGAGAAGAGAAAGTACGACGGCGAGATGATCTATCCCACCTTGATGCTCAATCTGTTCCCCGACTACGCGCAGTACCGCGCCCTGTGGCCGCTGGCGCCGGCCCGGACGCTCGTCGTGACGGAGTGGCTGTTCGAGCCCTCCACCATGGCGCGGGACGACTTCGACCCGCAGGATGCCATCGAGTTCATCGACCGCATCGCGCGCCAGGACTGGGACGTGTGCGAGCTCGTGCAGAAGGGGGTCGCCTCGAGAGCGCACCGGCACGGGGTCTACGTGCCCCAGGAGATGCACGCCGGCAGGTTCAAGGCCTGGTACCTGGAGCGGCTGCAGACGTAG
- a CDS encoding YciI family protein gives MYAIAIVRYRKPLDEVLKVVEAHRDYLRDLKKKGWLLASGPLDPRNGGLLLLRVPDEQAPSHLDRVRDDDPFVATGTAQYEIWPWLPNIGREDLDRL, from the coding sequence ATGTACGCGATCGCGATCGTGCGATATCGCAAGCCGCTGGACGAGGTTCTCAAGGTCGTCGAGGCCCACCGGGACTACCTGCGGGACTTGAAGAAGAAGGGCTGGCTCCTGGCCTCGGGTCCGCTCGACCCGCGCAACGGCGGTCTGCTGCTCCTGCGTGTTCCTGACGAGCAGGCCCCTTCCCATCTCGACCGGGTGAGGGACGACGATCCCTTCGTCGCGACGGGGACGGCCCAGTACGAGATCTGGCCGTGGCTGCCGAACATCGGCCGGGAGGATCTCGATCGCCTGTGA